Proteins found in one Moritella sp. Urea-trap-13 genomic segment:
- the tehB gene encoding tellurite resistance methyltransferase TehB, with the protein MTIDLNSRYGLNPAHSEVVEACKIIEPCDTLDMGCSNGRNALYLGQLGFNVTAIDINPSAIDTLQRIIEQEGINNIKAQVLDINSASLGNGEAQKYGFISCTVTLMFINPANVDAIIADMHKRTLPGGYNLIVCAMSTEEHPCPVPFPFTLNTGQLPEAYAGWELIKYNEDVGTMHNGANLQFATMLARKPS; encoded by the coding sequence ATGACAATTGATCTAAATAGTCGTTACGGCTTAAATCCTGCGCATAGTGAAGTAGTCGAGGCGTGTAAAATTATTGAGCCGTGCGATACATTAGATATGGGCTGTTCGAATGGGCGTAATGCCTTGTATCTCGGCCAGCTTGGATTTAACGTTACCGCCATTGATATAAACCCAAGTGCAATTGATACGCTGCAAAGAATTATTGAGCAAGAAGGGATAAATAATATCAAAGCTCAGGTGCTCGACATTAACAGCGCAAGCCTAGGTAATGGCGAAGCTCAAAAATATGGTTTTATCTCTTGTACCGTAACTTTAATGTTTATCAACCCAGCGAATGTCGATGCTATTATTGCTGATATGCACAAGCGTACTCTGCCCGGCGGTTATAACCTGATTGTTTGCGCCATGAGCACGGAAGAGCACCCGTGCCCAGTTCCGTTTCCTTTTACCCTAAATACCGGACAGTTGCCTGAGGCTTATGCAGGGTGGGAACTGATTAAGTACAATGAAGATGTTGGTACTATGCACAATGGTGCGAATTTACAGTTTGCGACCATGTTGGCACGTAAACCTAGCTAA
- a CDS encoding peptidase domain-containing ABC transporter: protein MQNLTCSDLNSSVKYTTTASALACSALLLQLSGAKAKPCEKFDDRLSLKKIIKQFAKTNDVNLGVSKLKLAKISAKMLPLAFKNSDGLYVVLAKISADQALIQSPEASGPTLLSIDELQAQWGGVVITLQGEALRFDISWFIPEFVRHRKLLAEVLLFSLMLQLLALATPLFFQVVMDKVLVHNALSTLDVLVVVLVIVGIFEVVLKGMREYLFAHTSNRIDIELGIKLFRHLLGLPLLYFKHRQVGAIITRVQELDSIRDFLTGSMLTLCVDVMFTFVFFGVMAWLSPLLTCIVLASLPFYFVLAWLSTRPLQERIERQFQTSAMNTSFLNESVSGVETIKSLAVEPSMQRRWELQTQEMVDAGFQTQTLNGVISHIVTLLQKVTGVAVIWVGANEVMSLELTIGQLIAFNMMTSHVSQPIAKLVELWQQFIQTRVAVDKLGDMLNLPVEQDQGTEVPTAVLCGELQMQNISFKYQPNLDPVLCDINLHIQAGESLGIVGPSGSGKSTLTRLLQKLYTPQSGSILIDGIPLHSLAPDYLRSQIGVVLQDNYLFNRSVRNNIAIKDPSACLEDVVAAAKLAGAHDFILQLPLGYDTILAEAGSSLSGGQRQRVAIARALMANPKILIFDEATSALDDQSQAIIQENMQAISRSRTVIIVAHRLSTVRHCDRIITLEKGHITESGSHQQLLALQGCYARLWRLQQELRKETD, encoded by the coding sequence ATGCAAAATCTTACCTGTAGCGACCTTAATTCATCTGTGAAATATACAACGACAGCTTCGGCACTAGCATGCTCAGCATTGTTGTTGCAGTTGTCGGGAGCGAAGGCAAAGCCCTGTGAAAAATTTGATGATCGCTTATCTCTTAAAAAAATCATTAAGCAGTTTGCTAAAACCAACGATGTTAATTTAGGCGTTTCTAAATTAAAGCTAGCCAAAATATCAGCAAAAATGTTGCCTTTGGCTTTTAAGAATAGTGATGGTTTATATGTGGTGCTGGCGAAAATATCTGCTGACCAGGCTTTAATTCAGTCTCCAGAAGCTTCTGGCCCGACATTGTTAAGTATCGATGAATTACAGGCTCAGTGGGGAGGTGTGGTGATCACGTTACAAGGAGAAGCTCTGCGTTTCGATATATCTTGGTTCATTCCTGAGTTTGTCCGCCACCGTAAGTTACTTGCCGAAGTCCTGCTATTTTCATTGATGTTACAGTTACTCGCTTTAGCAACGCCGCTATTTTTTCAAGTAGTTATGGATAAGGTGCTCGTCCATAACGCTTTATCTACTCTTGACGTGCTGGTGGTGGTGCTGGTTATTGTTGGTATTTTTGAAGTTGTGTTGAAGGGGATGCGAGAATACTTGTTTGCGCATACCTCTAACCGTATTGATATCGAGCTGGGCATTAAGTTGTTTCGTCATCTGCTTGGCCTACCGCTCCTTTATTTCAAACATCGCCAAGTCGGCGCGATTATTACCCGAGTGCAGGAACTTGACAGTATTCGTGACTTTTTGACTGGTTCGATGCTTACCCTTTGCGTCGATGTTATGTTTACCTTTGTGTTCTTCGGTGTCATGGCTTGGTTATCGCCGCTATTGACCTGCATTGTGCTAGCAAGTCTGCCTTTTTATTTTGTACTGGCCTGGCTAAGTACCCGCCCTTTGCAAGAACGTATTGAACGCCAGTTTCAGACTTCGGCGATGAATACTTCATTTTTAAATGAGTCGGTCAGCGGTGTTGAGACGATCAAAAGCTTAGCGGTAGAGCCGAGCATGCAGCGACGCTGGGAATTGCAAACTCAAGAAATGGTCGACGCTGGCTTTCAGACGCAGACATTAAACGGGGTGATCAGCCATATTGTCACCTTGTTGCAGAAAGTCACGGGGGTGGCAGTTATCTGGGTTGGGGCAAATGAAGTGATGTCATTAGAGCTGACTATTGGTCAGTTGATTGCATTTAATATGATGACCTCGCATGTTAGCCAACCGATCGCCAAACTGGTTGAACTTTGGCAACAATTTATACAGACCCGCGTTGCTGTGGACAAGTTGGGGGACATGCTGAACCTGCCAGTAGAGCAGGACCAGGGCACTGAAGTCCCGACTGCTGTACTTTGTGGTGAGTTACAGATGCAGAATATTTCATTTAAATATCAACCTAATCTTGACCCTGTACTGTGTGATATCAATCTCCATATCCAAGCGGGTGAAAGCTTAGGTATTGTTGGTCCCTCGGGCTCTGGCAAGTCGACGTTAACACGTCTGTTGCAGAAGCTTTATACCCCACAAAGCGGCAGTATTCTCATCGATGGTATACCGCTGCACAGTCTAGCGCCAGATTACCTGCGCAGCCAAATAGGTGTTGTGTTACAGGACAATTACTTGTTCAACCGTAGCGTGCGTAACAACATCGCGATAAAAGATCCCAGTGCTTGTTTAGAAGATGTAGTGGCTGCTGCGAAGTTAGCTGGCGCGCATGACTTCATTTTACAACTTCCACTTGGTTACGACACTATTTTAGCGGAAGCCGGAAGTTCATTATCAGGTGGACAGCGACAGCGAGTCGCGATTGCTCGGGCATTAATGGCCAATCCTAAAATTCTAATTTTTGATGAAGCAACGAGTGCGCTTGACGATCAGTCACAGGCGATCATTCAGGAGAATATGCAAGCAATATCCCGCAGTCGAACCGTTATTATTGTCGCTCATCGGTTATCAACAGTGCGCCATTGCGACCGCATCATAACCCTAGAAAAAGGTCATATTACTGAATCTGGTAGTCATCAACAGTTATTAGCGCTGCAGGGATGTTATGCCCGTTTATGGCGCTTACAGCAGGAATTACGTAAGGAAACAGACTGA
- the rtxC gene encoding RTX toxin-activating lysine-acyltransferase RtxC has translation MKINYQPAKLDYSKIQSMIGGVMVLSQHSPLHRFYVVAEWQQRIMPAFELNQFCYYEDDQGRPIAFCNWAFLSEKNRDELLSGSRDLLPSDWNSGEHIYIPEMIAPFGHGRKIINDLRRRVFLPWKGQKVCTVRGKLDTQTNLCTRSVQWFSI, from the coding sequence ATGAAGATTAACTATCAACCAGCAAAGCTTGATTATTCAAAAATACAGTCAATGATTGGTGGGGTGATGGTACTTAGCCAGCACTCTCCTTTGCACCGCTTTTACGTTGTTGCTGAATGGCAACAACGTATTATGCCGGCTTTTGAATTGAATCAATTTTGCTATTACGAAGATGACCAAGGCCGCCCAATTGCTTTTTGTAATTGGGCGTTTTTATCTGAGAAAAATAGAGATGAGCTACTTTCTGGTTCAAGAGATCTCTTGCCTTCGGATTGGAATTCTGGCGAGCATATCTATATCCCAGAAATGATTGCGCCATTCGGTCATGGACGCAAGATTATAAACGATCTTCGTCGTCGTGTGTTCTTGCCGTGGAAAGGACAAAAAGTGTGTACTGTCCGCGGTAAGTTAGATACACAAACCAATCTCTGCACTCGAAGTGTGCAGTGGTTTTCTATTTAA
- a CDS encoding HlyD family type I secretion periplasmic adaptor subunit, with translation MFIKHLRTIRQALKAQRNEAADIKRSRDEYEFQPGYLEIVERPPAPWTRRTALALTLLLLLTLIWSVIGRLDIHASAAGRLLVSSHSKVIQSIEPGEVVAINVRDGQQVKKGDVLIELNPIGIKAGIQEIQEQLNFKKLEQARLQALLSDDPLNSFVVPTGISPLQVSVARAHLRSEWAEIEANVESINGEMKVNLANQQARKKDIIGLGELAENIDNRLDAQRTLAKNNLIPRVVLLEQEKEKLEIDRSLSQQYTGIDVLQAEYSSKQEQRNGYLAKVRREYYDKLNQVQASIAVMRQQLIKLQEKFRLQSLLAPVSGVIQQLAVHTLGGVVEAAKPLMIIVPDDAVLEIEVKILNKDVGFVHSGQNVEIKVDSFPYTRYGTIAGKVAYVSRDSVKDEKLGLVFPARVRIAQRTILVEDKEVPLQAGMSVNAEIRTGDRRVIDYLLSPLQQYQSEAMKER, from the coding sequence ATGTTTATCAAACACTTAAGAACAATTCGTCAAGCGTTGAAAGCACAGCGTAATGAGGCTGCAGATATTAAGCGCTCTCGTGATGAATATGAGTTTCAACCTGGCTATTTAGAAATTGTAGAACGTCCGCCAGCACCTTGGACACGACGTACGGCGCTAGCATTGACCTTGCTTCTGCTGTTGACTCTGATTTGGTCGGTGATCGGTAGGTTAGATATCCATGCTAGTGCTGCCGGACGTTTATTGGTGTCCAGCCATTCTAAAGTGATCCAATCAATTGAACCGGGAGAGGTGGTTGCTATTAATGTCCGTGATGGTCAGCAGGTCAAAAAAGGCGATGTGTTGATTGAACTGAATCCTATTGGTATTAAAGCGGGGATCCAGGAGATCCAAGAACAGTTAAATTTTAAAAAACTAGAGCAAGCCCGTTTGCAGGCGTTGTTGAGTGACGATCCGTTAAATAGCTTTGTTGTGCCAACAGGTATTAGCCCACTACAAGTAAGTGTTGCGCGTGCGCATTTACGCAGTGAATGGGCAGAAATCGAAGCCAATGTAGAGAGTATCAACGGTGAGATGAAGGTTAATTTAGCGAATCAACAGGCGCGTAAAAAAGACATCATAGGCTTGGGTGAATTGGCTGAAAATATTGACAACCGTTTAGATGCTCAGCGTACCTTAGCAAAAAACAATTTGATCCCGCGGGTGGTATTGCTGGAACAAGAAAAAGAAAAGTTAGAAATAGATCGCTCGCTGTCGCAGCAATACACCGGGATTGATGTTCTTCAAGCTGAATATAGCAGCAAACAGGAACAGCGTAACGGTTATTTGGCGAAAGTCCGTCGTGAGTATTATGACAAGCTTAATCAGGTGCAAGCTTCAATTGCGGTAATGAGACAACAATTGATTAAATTACAGGAAAAATTCCGCCTGCAAAGTCTGCTCGCCCCGGTTAGCGGTGTTATACAGCAGTTGGCTGTGCACACTCTCGGTGGTGTTGTAGAGGCTGCTAAGCCGTTGATGATTATCGTGCCTGATGATGCGGTATTAGAAATTGAAGTGAAGATCCTCAACAAGGATGTCGGGTTTGTGCATAGCGGACAAAATGTTGAAATTAAGGTCGACTCTTTCCCTTATACACGGTACGGGACCATCGCTGGCAAGGTGGCGTATGTGTCTAGAGATTCCGTGAAGGATGAGAAACTTGGTTTAGTTTTTCCAGCGCGCGTAAGGATCGCACAGCGCACTATTCTAGTTGAAGATAAAGAGGTGCCGCTGCAGGCAGGAATGAGTGTTAATGCCGAGATCCGTACTGGTGATAGGCGAGTGATTGACTACCTGCTTAGCCCTCTGCAGCAGTATCAGTCTGAAGCGATGAAGGAACGATAA
- a CDS encoding peptide chain release factor 1, with protein sequence MTENFVQTVSSVNYNKGIFSLYFVGQNQQNMSNGVMAENDTDLELKQVVHMPASGFMYMVSMVKNMLEDPRMAAEFDKLVAAGFLPAEPTQEQPASKPVTVSAAPKKPIARSKK encoded by the coding sequence ATGACTGAGAACTTCGTACAAACAGTATCAAGTGTTAATTACAATAAAGGTATTTTTTCATTGTATTTCGTTGGACAGAATCAACAAAATATGTCCAATGGTGTGATGGCTGAGAATGATACTGATCTGGAATTGAAACAAGTGGTACATATGCCAGCTTCTGGCTTTATGTATATGGTTTCTATGGTTAAAAACATGCTTGAGGATCCGCGTATGGCAGCTGAATTTGACAAGCTAGTTGCGGCTGGTTTTTTACCCGCAGAGCCGACGCAAGAACAACCTGCTTCTAAACCTGTAACCGTGTCAGCAGCACCAAAAAAGCCAATTGCGCGCAGCAAAAAATAA
- a CDS encoding type I secretion system permease/ATPase has product MAAIETLVPVADTPVDHTPVQNAAAYHMPANDAVEDPGLVALSRAAGHFKLSVDVGQLTHQLGRREGVADSIDLCRCALWLGLRARQTNSTIDRLSALPLPALMLTTQGWMVLERVEGDTLTVFIPGQADRCEYSRQEFNECWLGELILLAEALDIPKKTKFGFAWFVPSIRKHASQFRYVLLVSLMLQLIALVTPLLFQNVIDKVLVSRSLSSLQVLGIAMLVLAVFEPVYGFLRAWLFANLASKTNSELSSRLYQHLITLPLNYFQQRQTGEIIARVREMSQIRQFLTGSALSMVLDLAFVGLFLAVMFTYAAKLTWLVIGSLVLYFIFWLLVGPALRARVTREYELSADNTAFLIESVTGIETIKTTATESAFSRQWERQLASFVRASFRAKVIGILAGQGIGLIQKLTSALVLWWGVTLVMQGLLTPGELVAFNMLAGNVTQPILRLAQIWQDFQHTLISLRRIGDILDEDTEQGSGGLASVPKLAGGVRFSGVRFRYHADGQEVLRNLNLDIKPGEFIGITGPSGSGKSTLTRLLQRLYIPQHGQVLVDGIDLAIADPVALRCNMSVVLQESLLFSGTIAENIRLCCPLASDAQVLQAATLAGADEFIREQPEGFDAQVGEKGGRLSGGQRQRVALARALLTNPGILLLDEATSALDYESEAAVMANMDAISQGRTVISIAHRLNTLRYADRILVIDKGEIVEQGTHQQLLDQDGTYANLWNLQVAS; this is encoded by the coding sequence ATGGCTGCTATCGAAACATTGGTGCCAGTAGCGGATACACCTGTAGACCATACACCTGTACAAAATGCTGCTGCATACCATATGCCAGCTAACGATGCTGTCGAAGATCCTGGTCTGGTTGCGCTAAGTAGAGCCGCTGGTCACTTTAAATTATCTGTGGATGTTGGGCAATTGACTCATCAACTGGGACGTAGGGAAGGGGTCGCAGACAGTATCGATTTATGTCGTTGTGCACTTTGGCTGGGATTACGGGCTCGTCAAACAAACTCGACTATAGACCGACTATCTGCGTTACCTTTACCAGCATTAATGCTGACAACGCAAGGTTGGATGGTATTGGAACGGGTTGAGGGCGATACGCTTACGGTATTTATACCGGGCCAAGCCGATCGTTGTGAGTATTCACGGCAGGAGTTCAATGAGTGCTGGCTGGGAGAGTTAATACTGCTGGCGGAAGCGTTGGATATTCCTAAAAAAACAAAATTTGGTTTTGCTTGGTTTGTGCCGTCTATTCGTAAGCATGCTTCGCAGTTCCGCTATGTGCTGTTGGTGTCTTTAATGCTGCAGTTAATAGCCTTGGTGACGCCGTTATTGTTTCAAAATGTTATTGATAAAGTGCTGGTCAGCCGTAGCCTTTCCAGTTTACAGGTGCTCGGAATTGCGATGCTGGTACTGGCAGTATTTGAACCTGTTTACGGTTTTCTTCGTGCTTGGCTGTTTGCCAATCTAGCCAGTAAGACTAATTCTGAATTATCCAGTCGGCTTTACCAGCATCTGATTACTTTACCGCTTAATTATTTTCAGCAACGTCAGACGGGTGAAATTATTGCGCGAGTTCGGGAAATGAGTCAAATCCGTCAGTTTTTAACGGGTTCCGCATTGAGCATGGTATTGGATTTAGCCTTTGTTGGGCTGTTTTTAGCTGTCATGTTTACGTATGCCGCTAAGCTAACTTGGCTCGTTATCGGCTCTTTGGTGCTGTATTTTATTTTTTGGCTGCTTGTCGGGCCGGCACTTCGCGCTAGGGTAACAAGAGAATATGAATTAAGTGCAGATAATACCGCCTTTTTGATTGAATCGGTTACCGGTATTGAAACCATCAAAACGACGGCTACCGAATCGGCTTTTTCACGCCAATGGGAGCGTCAATTAGCCAGTTTCGTACGCGCTTCTTTTCGCGCCAAAGTGATCGGAATATTGGCGGGGCAAGGAATTGGCTTGATTCAAAAATTGACCTCGGCATTAGTGTTGTGGTGGGGCGTTACGCTAGTGATGCAAGGCTTATTAACGCCTGGAGAACTTGTTGCATTCAATATGTTGGCAGGCAATGTGACACAGCCGATCCTACGCCTTGCCCAGATCTGGCAGGACTTTCAACATACTTTGATTTCACTGCGCCGTATTGGTGACATTCTTGATGAAGATACGGAGCAAGGCAGTGGCGGTCTAGCATCTGTACCTAAGCTGGCTGGTGGCGTGAGATTCAGTGGTGTGCGATTTCGTTATCATGCTGACGGTCAGGAAGTGTTACGCAACCTTAATCTTGATATTAAACCCGGTGAGTTTATCGGCATTACCGGACCCTCGGGTTCTGGTAAGTCAACGCTGACCCGATTGTTGCAACGTCTCTATATTCCTCAGCACGGACAGGTGCTGGTTGATGGTATCGATTTAGCGATTGCCGATCCCGTGGCACTGCGCTGTAATATGAGCGTGGTGTTACAAGAGAGCCTGCTTTTTTCCGGCACTATTGCTGAAAACATCCGCCTTTGCTGTCCCTTAGCCAGCGATGCACAAGTTCTGCAGGCTGCCACACTGGCTGGCGCCGATGAGTTTATTCGCGAACAGCCAGAAGGCTTTGACGCACAAGTAGGGGAAAAAGGCGGTCGTTTATCTGGCGGGCAACGTCAACGGGTTGCACTGGCTCGAGCGCTGCTTACAAATCCTGGTATTTTACTGCTTGATGAAGCAACTAGCGCTTTAGATTACGAGTCTGAAGCTGCGGTGATGGCAAATATGGACGCTATTTCCCAAGGGCGTACCGTGATCAGTATTGCTCACCGTCTGAATACACTGCGCTATGCGGACCGAATACTGGTAATAGATAAAGGAGAGATAGTGGAGCAAGGAACGCACCAGCAGCTACTTGATCAGGATGGCACCTACGCCAATCTGTGGAATCTGCAAGTAGCATCGTAG